From a region of the Alosa sapidissima isolate fAloSap1 chromosome 9, fAloSap1.pri, whole genome shotgun sequence genome:
- the nfil3-5 gene encoding nuclear factor, interleukin 3 regulated, member 5: MESLNLHVQNTSENLESLETFSTFSESSIPSSETTPGRRGAKPKPNMTCRRKREFISDEKKDASYWEKRRKNNEAAKRSREKRRLNDMVLENRVMALNEENVRLKTELLQLKLRFGLISTASYMEKTQQISTSAAAAAAAVANALANNGTSTGSSTPSAKPYFSSSGYSSASQMMMNSDSSEAEQSSRGDRQVLKYSPRGSLSDMSDGSSRNSPEPAAYEVKHESTGMDISRLEASVINGMFNGHHGLSGMHSHHPQDMEQQDAVAPPAQRSVILYRSSSGSYSADGQRAEEMEQQPDGQAHHAAQLRANAESLETITEVAKQLARKSLDSPTYGEYGSSQMEGVSEQGPQTHHQQVSSTQGQYGAQSQDHNPNTFAPNLLPSSEEGKTHLYHRQQSYLNTQDEEPPVLTYEGGPRAEAHYPENSSGKDTSSSDGDPRSSDREGSTDDESPSSSSSDTGGYQCMTTAHQSTLSPTCSSAAGQNGECQSEVRTTALPHKLRLKYRGFSSCGAQAQLDIASANSPNPTSASSPSPALPQHPYLALAQMGHPQGPVATNGSQEADNGFPEMVSTTESPSREAEEKGKKSSGGRGGRSKRRE, translated from the coding sequence ATGGAAAGCCTGAATCTACACGTCCAAAACACCAGTGAAAATTTGGAATCTTTAGAAACATTTTCAACGTTCAGTGAGAGCAGTATACCGTCATCCGAAACAACCCCAGGCCGGCGCGGGGCCAAACCCAAACCGAACATGACTTGCAGAAGAAAGCGTGAGTTCATCTCCGATGAGAAAAAGGACGCCTCCTACTGGGAGAAGCGGCGCAAGAACAACGAGGCGGCCAAGCGCTCCCGGGAAAAGCGGCGCCTCAACGACATGGTGCTGGAGAACCGCGTGATGGCCCTCAACGAGGAGAACGTGCGCCTGAAGACGGAGCTCCTGCAGCTCAAGCTGCGCTTTGGCCTCATCAGCACGGCCTCCTACATGGAGAAGACGCAGCAGATCAGCACCTCAGCCGCCGCCGCGGCCGCCGCAGTGGCCAACGCGCTGGCCAACAACGGCACGTCCACGGGCTCCAGCACGCCCTCGGCCAAGCCCTACTTCTCCAGCAGCGGCTACTCCAGCGCCTCCCAGATGATGATGAACTCCGACTCTTCTGAGGCCGAGCAGTCCAGCCGGGGCGACCGGCAGGTCCTGAAGTACTCCCCCCGCGGCTCCCTGTCCGACATGTCCGACGGGTCGTCTCGCAACAGCCCCGAGCCTGCCGCTTACGAGGTCAAGCACGAGAGCACGGGCATGGACATCAGCAGACTCGAGGCCAGTGTCATCAACGGCATGTTCAACGGCCATCATGGCCTGAGCGGCATGCACTCCCACCACCCGCAGGACATGGAGCAGCAGGACGCAGTGGCCCCTCCGGCCCAGAGGAGCGTGATCCTGTACCGCTCCAGCAGCGGCTCCTACTCAGCGGACGGCCAGAGGGCCGAGGAGATGGAGCAGCAGCCGGACGGCCAGGCCCACCACGCCGCTCAGCTCCGGGCCAACGCGGAGAGCCTGGAGACCATCACGGAGGTGGCCAAGCAACTGGCGAGGAAGTCTTTGGACTCCCCGACGTACGGCGAGTACGGCAGTAGCCAGATGGAAGGGGTCTCCGAGCAGGGGCCGCAAACGCATCATCAGCAAGTGAGCAGTACTCAAGGGCAGTACGGGGCTCAAAGCCAAGATCACAACCCAAACACCTTCGCCCCCAACCTTCTCCCCAGCAGCGAGGAGGGCAAGACCCACCTGTACCACCGCCAACAATCCTACCTCAACACCCAGGACGAGGAGCCACCAGTGCTAACGTACGAAGGCGGCCCGAGGGCCGAGGCGCACTACCCTGAGAACTCCTCAGGCAAAGACACTTCCTCCAGTGACGGAGACCCCCGGAGCTCAGACAGAGAGGGCTCCACGGACGACGAGTCTccgtcctcgtcctcctccgaCACGGGCGGCTATCAGTGCATGACCACAGCCCACCAGTCCACCCTGTCTCCCACCTGCTCCAGCGCGGCAGGCCAGAACGGGGAGTGTCAGTCGGAGGTGAGGACCACCGCCCTGCCTCACAAGCTGCGACTCAAGTACAGAGGGTTTTCCAGCTGTGGAGCGCAAGCCCAGTTGGACATCGCCTCCGCCAACTCTCCCAACCCCACCTCGGCGTCATCGCCGAGCCCTGCCCTGCCCCAGCACCCATACCTGGCCCTGGCCCAAATGGGTCACCCGCAAGGGCCAGTCGCCACCAACGGTAGCCAAGAGGCAGACAATGGCTTCCCGGAGATGGTGAGCACAACGGAATCTCCCAGCCGAGAGGCGGAGGAGAAAGGGAAGAAGAGCTCTGGTGGCCGAGGAGGGAGGAGCAAGAGGCGCGAGTGA